A single region of the Micropterus dolomieu isolate WLL.071019.BEF.003 ecotype Adirondacks linkage group LG02, ASM2129224v1, whole genome shotgun sequence genome encodes:
- the LOC123967432 gene encoding serine protease 27-like: MSSDCFPPVCGFAPLNTRIVGGADAPAGSWPWQVSLQTNGFHFCGGSLINNQWVLTAAHCVRSTPSGFTVNLGRDALDLPNTNGISLTVSQIIVNPNYDENTLNNDIALVQLSSPVTFTDFIRPVCLAAGGSVFKAGTSCWVTGWGNIQTNTPLPSPKRLQEEILPIVSNSDCNVVYGGIITNNMICAGVTQGGQGTCFGDSGGPLVKNNGSVWIQAGVVSFVLETGCALPNVPEGFTRVSQYQSWINSQISTNQPGFVLFGTAHLVSLSVPLLLSIVPVAFSFSVLS; the protein is encoded by the exons ATGAGTTCTGACTGTTTCCCTCCAGTTTGTGGCTTTGCGCCGCTCAACACCAGGATCGTAGGAGGGGCGGATGCTCCTGCAGGGTCGTGGCCCTGGCAGGTCAGTCTGCAGACCAACGGATTTCATTTCTGTGGAGGCTCCCTGATCAACAACCAGTGGGTCctgactgctgctcactgtGTCAGAAG CACCCCATCTGGTTTCACCGTTAACCTCGGCCGCGACGCCCTAGACTTGCCGAATACAAACGGAATCTCCCTGACTGTGTCCCAGATCATCGTAAATCCTAACTATGATGAAAACACGCTCAACAACGACATAGCCTTGGTGCAGCTGTCCTCACCTGTTACCTTCACCGACTTCATCAGACCCGTGTGTTTGGCGGCTGGCGGCAGCGTCTTTAAAGCCGGGACAAGCTGCTGGGTCACCGGATGGGGAAATATCCAAACTAACA ctcCTCTTCCTTCCCCAAAGAGGCTGCAGGAGGAGATTCTTCCCATCGTGTCCAACAGTGATTGTAACGTTGTCTACGGTGGTATAATCACAAACAACATGATCTGTGCCGGTGTGACCCAGGGAGGACAGGGCACCTGCTTT GGGGATTCAGGCGGCCCGTTGGTGAAAAATAACGGCTCTGTCTGGATCCAGGCTGGAGTGGTGAGTTTTGTTTTAGAAACAGGCTGTGCCCTGCCTAATGTCCCAGAAGGCTTCACCCGAGTGTCCCAGTATCAGTCCTGGATCAACAGCCAGATCAGCACCAACCAGCCGGGCTTCGTCCTCTTTGGAACCGCTCACCTGGTTTCCCTCTCGGTGCCTCTGCTGCTGTCCATCGTACCTGTTGccttctccttctctgtccTTTCATAG
- the LOC123962157 gene encoding heat shock 70 kDa protein 1-like, with the protein MTKDNNLLGRFELTGIPPAPRGVPQIEVTFDVDANGILNVSAVDKSTGKENKITITNDKGRLSKEEIERMVQDADKYKAEDDLQREKVSAKNSLESYAFNTKSAVQDEKVKGQISEEDRKKLIEKCDETISWLENNQLADKEEYQHQQKELEKVCNPIISKLYQGGMPAGSCGEQARAGSQGPTIEEVD; encoded by the coding sequence ATGACCAAGGACAACAACCTGCTGGGCAGGTTTGAGCTGACGGGAATCCCGCCCGCTCCGCGAGGGGTCCCGCAGATCGAGGTCACCTTCGACGTGGACGCCAACGGCATTTTGAACGTGTCTGCGGTGGACAAAAGCACCGGCAAAGAGAACAAGATCACCATCACCAACGATAAGGGCCGGCTGAGCAAGGAAGAGATCGAGAGGATGGTGCAGGACGCCGACAAATACAAAGCTGAGGACGACCTTCAGAGGGAGAAAGTCTCCGCCAAGAACTCCCTGGAGTCCTACGCCTTCAACACGAAGAGCGCCGTGCAGGACGAGAAGGTGAAGGGCCAAATTAGCGAGGAGGACCGGAAGAAGCTGATTGAGAAGTGTGACGAGACCATCAGCTGGCTGGAGAACAACCAGCTGGCTGATAAAGAGGAGTACCAGCACCAGCAGAAGGAGCTGGAGAAAGTGTGTAACCCCATCATCAGCAAGTTGTATCAGGGAGGAATGCCCGCCGGAAGCTGTGGAGAGCAGGCACGAGCCGGCTCCCAGGGGCCCACCATTGAGGAGGTGGACTAA